The Vigna angularis cultivar LongXiaoDou No.4 chromosome 9, ASM1680809v1, whole genome shotgun sequence DNA window TTGAAAATGTCTAGACATGAGTTTTCTTAGATTGCATAATGTCAGCAAAGCATTGGAACCATACTGATTGTGAGTTTACAAAATAGGGTCCATGTCATCACCCACTTCatgaaaattgtattattattattataaataatattaattcttTTGGTTGCTTCATCTTagttgaaattataatttttaggtGAACATATAGAACCGAATAACACATTGGAAGAATCGTATATGCTTTTTGGAATTGAATAAGTAGAAACTTTGTTGGAATCATACTGTCCAGTTTCTTGGCAGCCAGGGCAGGAGCCTGTGTGAATAAACTTCGACTgtgtgaataaaatttaaaacagatgaatcattttatatttaacccTGTTTAGCTTGGTTACACTAGCAGTTTTGCTTTATCTAAACTCATGGACAACTATATAAAAGCTTCTCAGTTGTTACTTCGAAGCTTTTTCTTTCAAAGTTTTGAATGTTGAAAccaatagaaaaatgaaaactataTAAAAGAGCTTTtactttcctttattttcttggATGCAATGATGAAATGGATTAAAAAGGATTCGTGTTGAAAATCCTGGTGTACCACTTTCATTTTTGGAGTCAAATTTATTGATACACTTTCTagcttatatataaattatacattGTTTTTTCTCTAATTATGAATTCTAATAATGTATTTACCATCTCTTGTAACATTGTTTTTCTGCTTTATTTCTGTAAGCTGTCGGTCaagtcaaaatataattttgtaatgtttttttttctctgtagAGTATATCCTCTGCACAGGCTAAAAGATTCACAAAATTCAGGGAAAGGAAATGGCTTATTGAGAAAGATGTGGTAAGCTAGTGGAATAGATCTTAAATTTGAATGACTATAAATGAACAAATAAAAGATGCTAATGGAGTTTTAATTATCTTGTGCTTTTGAAGGTGAGAACTGATAGATCGATCCTTTCTATGAAGGGGATGATAATCCAAATGTAAATATTCTACGAGATATACTGTTGACCTATTCATTTTACAACTTTGATCTTGGTTATTGCCAGGTAACTATGTCGTGCATTTTGGACTTAATTTTAATTGCTgtgaatattatatatcttGATTACCAAAATTTTGATCTTATTCTTTTTGGAAGTTTAGTCCTCATTTTTCCTTAAACAGAATATGTATGTAGTCACTACAGCAGGGATGGGTATCTTAATGGCTATTATCTTCTTGAACCATGGCATAACTGCATAACTCACTATAGGGATTTAGATTCTATGGTTAGTGTTAAAAATCATGCATTCATTAGCATATGAGCAATGGAATATATAAATGATGTACTCCTCTTACTTTAAGAACTAGTTTTTTGGATTCAGTAAggtaaaactcaaatttttaaGAGCTAAACTTATCTGCACTGAACCATCATGCATCTGTTATcagtaatttaattgaaaaactaaTAATAGGCTAATAGCCTATTTTTTTAGCTAATAATACGCAAATTTTAGAAGACCCTTGTGaagatataaatttattcaatataataatGCAGAAACAGATTTAACAGTAATGAAACACCAACATTGGACGAGACAAGTGACCCACATAACCCTATCATTgtaacacataattaataaactaTCTAAACAAATCTGGAAAGTggagggagagagaaagagagagagagagggtaCCTGAAGAAGGGATTCCACTCAAATATGAAGTATGTCAAGAATATTAGAGCAAATCATTCCACTCAAATATAGATCTAGAGCATATTTCACATATTACGTACATGGTAGCGAATTACCTTTGTATAAACCATAAGATCTAGcgtattaaattatttttcttattttgaaaatatttagttctcctaatattcaaataaatactaataaatatACGAGTCTAAAAAACTGTACATAGTTAATTCAagtaaatatatacaaatataaataccTTGAACTGAAAGCATACGTAGACATTTGCTAAGTTTACAATAAGAAATTATGTGTCATAAAGGAGATAATAAAATAGGAAAGATCCTTTTGTCAAATGGAGATTTAGATTCCATACTTAAGTCCATTACATACAATAATTCGAATAGCAGTAGCAGTGTTTGCTGTTGTTTAGGTTACATAACATGTTACAAAACTATATCATCATCATTTAGATTTTTTCAGATcctatatcatcatcatcatttagaTAAATTTGCCTTTTGTTTGATTCAACTCTTAATTAATGTAGTGACGTGAATGTCAGAAACGGTAAAAACACTCACACCAAATACTTCTAGAATGGATTATTTACCTCCTTGTATCGATTCATCGTCAACTGAGAATAGTAAGGGTCGATCAGATGTGTGGGGACATTTTACTAAACAAAAACCACATTCTGAGAAGAAGGCCAAATGCAATTATTATggtgatttgattaaatatttggCTGGAACAAGTGGGATAAGGAATCATTTGGCGAGATGTAAAGAAAATCCTAATAGAGAAGCATTCAAAAGGCAAAAGCTTTCATCATCAATTGCAGAAGTTAGTGTTAGCCCCTCACCAACTATTTCTAAATTTGACCAAAATGCATCTCGAATGAAGTTGGTGAAGATGTTTGTGAAGTCTGAGCTTCCTTTTCGATTTGTGGAAAATGAGGACTTCCGTGACTTTGCATGGTCCTTGCAACCACGATTTGAAGTCCCATCCCGCACTACATTGATGCATGAAATATGGGAACTCTATGAAGAGGAAAAAGCAAAGTTGAAAATGTTTCTATCAAAGCAGTGTGAGGCTTGTTTGAATAATTGGGAGTTGAAGCGAGTCCTTAGCATCACTGTGGATAATGCTACAGCAAATGATGTTGGGGTCCAGTACCTCAAAAGAAGGATGTTATCATGGAATTGTCTCGTCTTAAAGGGAGAATATGTTCATATGCGTTGTTGTGCTcatatattaagtttaattGTGAAGGAGGGcttaaaagaaatcaaagattcaatttcaaaaattcGAAGCGCAGTTAAATATGTGAAATCTTCTCCCGCTAGATTTGCTAGATTCAAGGCATGTGTTGAACAAGAGGGAATTTCTTACAAAGGTATTGTTTGTCTTGATGTTGAAACAAGGTTGAATTCAACTTACTTAATGTTAGAGGCAAGCTTGAAGTACAAAGATGCCTTTGTCTTGCTAGATATGCAAGATAAGAAATTTAGTGTTGAAATGGCCAAAAGTAATGGTGGTGTGCCATTAGAAGAGGATTGGGAATATGCGAGATCTATTCTAccatttttaaagatgttttatgACTCTACCCTACGCATTTCTGGTTCTTCTTATGTCACCAGTCATATGTATATGAAGGAGGTGTTTGGAATTGGTAAAAGGATTCAACAATATTCTGAGAGTAGTGATTTGAGCATAAAATTGATGGCAATGAGGATGAAGGgcaagtatgaaaaatattgggGAAATCCTAATGgaattaatatcttattattgaTTGCTGTTGTGCTTGACCCTAGGAGTAAGTTGGATTTTGTTAATTACTTTATTGACTACCTCTTTGAATCTAGTATGGCCAAtgaattgaaatcaaaattattgtcatctttaaaaacactttatgaACAATATCAAGGTATTGAGGAGGGTTCTCAAAGTAGCCAACGATAATCTCaactagatgatgatgatgatgatgatcctcaTGGCATGAGTTTCTACCTAAGAGCTACAGGACgtagatttgattatatatcagAACTTGATAAATATTTGAGAGAGGATCCTGAACCTTATATGAAGTCAGTTGAGCTTGATATTTTACATTGGTGGAAAGTCAACTCGACTAGATTTCCTATCCTTGCGAACATGGCTCGAGAGGTGTTAGCCATTCCTATCTCTACCGTAGCATCAGAGTGTGCATTCAGTACAAGAGGAAGAGTGGTTAGTCCTTATCGTAGTTGCCTAACGCCTAAAATAGTGGAAGTGCTTGTTTGCACACAAGATTGGTTAAAAggaacacctttctctatacttTTTGACGAGGATCCTAAAGAACTTGAGAAATTTGAGCAAGGTGAGATTAtatgacaaatttatatattttttaatttatattttacgtgttaaaaaatgattaaatattttattttatttttgtagagatAACATCTCAAGATGAAGTGGGACCTTTAAGTGCTGCTATTAATTTGGATGATTGAAAATCAAGAAAGAAGCATTGATGTAAGTCCTCGACCTTAATGTAAGGCTATTGAAGATGTTATTCTTGAGCTTGAACTTAATGACTATTGTGTCTTGTTTTCCCTAACAATGGTTTTAtgaagtttttaatatttattttacttttccaaATACAGAGGAGACCAATACGTTTGGCTTTGAAAGATTTGCGAGGAAGGTTGTTTGCTTCATCTTCCTTCACCATCCATGGTTCTAGTGGCTTGCACAAGCATAGATGGAACAATGAATTGCTCAAAAGGTTTGCCATTGCAGCAGGTGATAAAGGAAAATCTGAAGCCACTGAAGTTGCTGTCACTGAAGGGAAAAAGACCTGGTATAGTAAAATAGGTTTTAAATATCTTTGTCCAAGCTGTTTATTGTCCATTCCTTCAATTCAAAGAGTTTTTACTGCAACTCATATAAAgtgtaaaagttaaaagaatGCTTCAGAATGAGAAGTTGTTTTCTTAACAAGATAATAGAAACTGTTATTTACAAATATCATAATTCTGACAGCACAAAAGATGTAACTGATTATGCTTTGCCTGGTAGTAATTGGTGATTACTTTTCAGTTTTCCTACTACTACTTTCATAGTTCCTTTAAACTTTAAGATCAAATtagtttgttttctttgaaaaactGCTACAGGTTTTTGTAGCTATGAGATGTGATATTCTTTTAGAAGATACCAGAACACTTACTTTTGAATAAGCAATTATGCTGAGTTggtatatatagtatatatatagtaaAGTAGCTTCATACTTTGGATTATATTCCTGATGTCATCATAATGAGTACATGTTACGCAGTATTTACATAATGCTTTACAGGATGCTTTTGGGAAATTAAGTGtagaatattttaatgttgaaacattaataattttcaaatgagtggaattttaatattaatgtatgCTGATAATGTTGTTCATACTGATGTTGAAGGAGAAATCATCCTGAacttctgtttttcttttctcttcatgcTACGAAAATGTGTTTATTCTACATCTGGGTATGTATGAGATCATAGCATAACTTACTAGTTTGAAAGAAgcttgtataaatattttatttaatcactGTTTATATCATTGTTGTACTTTTTTTGGACAGTTTTTAGTTGCTTCTGCACCACCTTTGAACTAAGGATTTTAAAAAGCAAGATGCATTTGTAACTGGATTTGCTTTGCATCAAACTGAACTATACTATAGTAAACTGAAAAATAGTTTACTAAACTGCACTGTACTATAActtaactaaaaaatagttcggTTCAGTTACTCTGAACTATTatttagttcagttcagttttcttaaattgttttatagttaactataaatttttatagtGCAGTGCAGTATAGTGTACTTTGCCCACCCCTAATTAATAGTCAGGTCTCAAGACTTCCAACCCCTTTTGGCAAATGTGTAGACTAAAACTTGAGTCACAGAGAACGGTATTAGCTTAGTACTTTTGACACAACACATGCACCAACTGTTCTGCCACCTTCTCTCAAGGTAAATCTTTGTCttgaaaaatcaatttcaagcaGTAAAGAAAAGTTTCCAGTTTCCAGCATGAAGTTTCCGGTTTCCGGCAACTAACTTGACCATGTTGAATATCTTTACGCCTCAGAACACGGAGAAGAAGACCAACATTTTCACCGGCCTAATAATACATACATCATCCATTTTAGTTTAACATATATGCTTTACGTAAATAGCCACATATGGAAACAAATAAGTAATGCATGTGGGAACCGAATACCAGATTGGGGAACCGAGTATGGAGACTATAATCGAATACAGCCTTTGGTGGAATCAAATAAAGGTAACATAACCGAATATAGCTCCAAGTGGAATCGGATTTGGTCTTCGCGGTTCCAGCAATGTCCTCCTCTTCCACGAAGATCCACTTCAATGGGGATGCATGTATGATTGCTTGTTCTTTATCTCCAACTCTTCGACTCATCTTTGCAAACCTGCATCATACAATAAACACACAGTACACCCAAAAGAGTGACAAAACACTAACCTTAGGTTCTCTTTCAACATACTTTCTTACCTTCTTCTACTCTCTTGAAAGTTTCTCCTTGCGTGAAAACTCCAGCAGCGCGCAGCAGTGGTTATATCTCACCCAATGACACTTATTATAAGCCACCAATCCTACCAACCACTACTTAATAGCGTGGTTCTATGAAGGAGAGTCAAAggagtaaattttttttgaaatggtGCACTATGTAATTGAAGCCTCAGGAATATTGTCCTTGCTTCAAGAATTTATCTTAAATCTGCATAGTGAAAGCAAatgaaaaaccaaaagaagCTTCACATGAACTTGGCAGTAGCAGCAAACCCATGGAAAAAACCAATACGTTGGAACCGGTTCTTGCTTGATTGGAATAGGTTACAGGGACTAATATAATGGTATTTGTAAAGTAAATTGAGTTAAATATAAAgggtatttgataattttaCTTGTAATCATCATAAATCTCGCCTACCATAAGAGGATTCACTTTTTTTGTaatccctcaaatccactcactTTTAAATCCTTAAAAACGAACACAATAAATTTCGTAATTCCTTCTTCATAAATCATCTTAAATAGTAGATTGAAACGAACACAACTTTAGGGGTGGGCAAAATCCATTTATGTCAATCTGATCTACTTTTACTCTAATGCAatccatttaaaatttatcttattaaatCTTTAatccatttaaaatttattttattaaatatgggattttaatataatttgcattttataatttttttattggatattcattttttaatctagattttcaaatatgaaaaattcaaTCTAAATTTTTGGTTGGCTCATGTTGAAGGAGGAGATTAACTACTCAGACTAAAGGTTGAAATAAACTGATTAGAATCAGTGATCAAGATGAACTGGCTTAGGTCAAAGGTTGAAACAAGTTGGCTTGGAACAAACATCAAGATAGATCATCTCGAACCAAAGGTTGAGATGGGTCAACTCAAGCCTAAGGTTGAGACGGGCCAACATGGACCAAAGGTCTAAACATGTTGGCCTAGGTCAAAGGTAGAGATATGTTGTGTTAACCCAAAGGTCTAGATACATAAGGTCTAGATGGCCTAGGTTGGATCCAAGGTCAATATGGATCAAGTCGGGCGAGGTCGAAGGTCAAGACACACGAGGTCCAAGTTCAAGATGAGTCAGGTCGAGCCGAAGATCAAAAATTGCCAACCAAGGTCGATGGTTGTGACGAGCCAACATAGGCTGATGGTCGAGAGAAGTCATCTGGACCAGTAGTCGAGATAGGTTGATGCAAGCCAAAGGTTAAGATGGGTTGGTTTGGGTCGAAGGTCAATGTGAGCCAAAGATAAAGACAAGTTGACTATGGTCGAAGTTCGAGACATGTCGATTGAGGCTGATGTTTGAGGCAGGTCGAAAGGGCTTGAAAGTCGAGACGATCCAACTCAAACCGATGTTGAGACAAGCCAACCTAGGATGAAGGTCGACATAGGTGTTGACCTAAATTcgatgaatttttaaattataggaAAACACTAGGCGGGTGAACAATGTTTCCAAAATCTTTTCCCAAATTAGCAAAGATAATGTGTAAAAGATTTAAGATGATTAGGCGCTAGGTTTCAATAGTACGAGTAAATGGAAAATGTTCTAGATAGAGAAACAATAAaccacaaatttttatattgtttcacGCAACTTAAGCTACGTTCAGTTCTCCCTTAAGAACGCTTAGGGGTTCTAGTAATCTTTTCAAGGATTACATGAGTTTTGCCTCTCCAAGATCTCAAGAAGTATTCTCACAACTCCTAGTTCACTAGTCAACCTGACTAGAGCTAATTTAACCTCTTCAAGATCTAACCTAGACAACTGTCTAGATGTTCAACTCAACTTGAGCTGAACAACCAAGTATTTGAATTGTCTCTAAAACATACAACAAAGCCACAAATGGATTTTCTACAAGGTACAAATAAGTGACTCTGAGCGAAAGGATacatattcaaatataattcaatttgtGACACTAGAAAGTTTTTCCCTCTTTGCAAAGATGTTTTTCTTCAAAAGATACGAACCATCAGACAATGTAAGAACACTTtagattttctctcttttcgcGTTGTTATACTTCTTATGttattctttcctttttcatcAACAACATCTTTTGTTCAAGCTTTCTTCTATATATAACTTCTCTTGAAATATGATCGTTAGACTAAGAAGTTGACTTCTTAAGAGTTGATAGCTTTTTTATGTGAAGTCAAACTTTAGTCTACTTTGTAGGGTCcaaacatttttcttataacTTTAAGTGAAACTTGAGCTTGTACGATGTGATAGAGAAAATGGCTTCAAGGAAACATTCTCATaatgttcttcttctctcacaACATCTTTTTCGTGGGTGTCatgattataataatatctttttgCTTTATTGATCTGTACGAAtatcaataaacaaaatatacaaacatCAAAGTATTTTTTCATACACGCATTAAGTGTTTTAAATGTTGATAAATGTTGAGCAGTGTAACATATTCAacacattttatcatttgtcaaATGTATTCATTATAAAATGCTTTCTCAAGGCTAAATCATTTGGTGGTCACTTATTAGACGATACTATAGAAGGCTTTGCTTGATATAAGATTGTCTTGAataaaaacatttcttttaacCTTAGTGTCATATAAGAGATAAACCTCTATTTTAATAAGAAGCCAGCATATTTTTCTCATAGAGTCTATTGAGATATTTCAATGAGAGACCCTTGTTCTTAGATGTTATTCATAAATTTTCTTAGTCTATTTAAATAGTTCAGTTTAGAAAGCATTACTTCATCTATTCGCTTCAAATGTTATAAGATGTTTCTTTACTAGACACTACTTGTTTCAAACAACTTTTCCTACAtagtaatattttgtttaatgttaattGTTAAACTTAAAAACTTGGGTTGCTTAGACAGTGTATGCTCTAGATTATTTTTGTCTTAACAATCTccctcttttttatttttaacaaatactCATGCTAAACAAAGTATATTTCAGGATAAATTTGAAAGTGTTTGGTTAAGATAGTAGTTTTCTATCTTAGTGAGTAATGTGTACTTTAAGTGTGCTCCCCCTTACTCCTAGCTCCCCTTGAATTGTTTAACCTTTATCAGAGAAAATGTGATATTTCTCAAAAATTTCCTGTTGATAGGAGGAGGTTAACCTCTTTATATCTTAGTTGTTCATGATGAACAATTAAATGATTATTAATGGTTTCTTGCATAACAAATTACATgacaaattttttatctttatcatctttgtgctaaatatgtaattccaTTAATGTTGAATGAATCAAGCttgaaacaaattaataatCTCATTTctagtataaataattaattaaatatgttatataatctgttagattTTGCCAGATCACTTAGAAAATTAACAGGGGCAAACTGCTCTGTTACTGATATAATCTGTTAAGGATGGAAATGGATGGCTAATATGTCTAAGTGGGGAAATAATCCATTACCTAAGTTTGATAATCAATTACAACAGAGAAATAGTCTAATCCATTACATAAATAGCTTAATATGTTAAGATTGTTAAGTGAATCAATAAATATGCTTAAGTGATTAAATGATAACACACatagaataatatattaaaacaggGAAAAAGCATAATTGGTTATGCaattaacataatcgattatactacgACATGTTTTAAAAATGCtatatatatgtgacttgaAACTTATTTCAATAATGttacaaatttcaaataataacatTCATATTGAGCTTTGATTACAAGAGGTTTCAAGAAACATTCTTGGAGGATTTACGCTTCATTGGTTGATTACACATCAAGATTCATTCAAGACTTTTTGCTAAAGTGGTTTTGACTCATTTTGCACTTGAAGAGTGTGTATTAAAGATTAGGTTCTTTAAACAATTTGTATTGTGTACCTATGCGGGGATAGCCAAGGGTTAAGAGTTGAGATTGCTCTTTGTATTTGTAAGGATTGAGGGTGTTCATCTCTTGCGTTgctattttgattttgtgtgGTGAGAGAAGTGCATTGAGAGGGTTGTCTCTGTATTCTTATATAATGAATCATTATAGTGGAATTCCTTCAACTAAGGTTATTGAAGGAGGACTAAATGTAGGCTTTTGATAGTCGAACCAGTATAGATTGTTTGTGTGCTTGATCTTTCTCTACTCTTTCTCTACTTGTTGATTCATTActatttgtttattgatttcaagaagcCAAGAACtcataaagatttaaaaagatcaTTAAAAAAGGTTAATCCAATTCAACCACCTCCCCCTCTTGGCTTGAGatataaaacttttcttttcttacattTCCTTTAGTGCATCTTTGTGTTAAAATCTATATTAAAgcataatattttcatatcaaatcatTGTATCAAAgtattatttcctttttaacAAGATATTAGAGaggaatattattattagagtaAACATATCATCAACTTTTAATATTGCATAATGTATATCGTCTAATCATTTTATAGTACTATTAGagcatattatatatatatatatatatatatatattattagatgATTATCATTTTGTAAAGAATATGACTTCCTTAAGTCATATGTGTCCATGATATGATATGCAACAACAAAGATCTCAATATCTATTATGAGAGcgtaaatatcaaatttaacaTAGATTTATCTAtcaaagcaaaacaaaaaaaaataaagatttatatatatatatatatatatatatatatatttgattttagtcataacaaaatttaatttcatatttcatcCGATTATATTATGTAATGTCCTAATATTACATTACTTCCCTCGATGTAATATCTATCTAGCTTACCATTTTCTCTTCCTGATTGACAAACGTAAAAAAGGAAGGGGAAGGAAATCATCATGGAACAAAGAGAAGGGGTTTCGAGGAAGGCGAAGGAAGGGAATGGGTTTGTGAGGAAAACATTGTCACCATTGCTTCTTGACACACATTATTTTCTATGAGGTCTCTAAGCAGAgacaactttttttcttcttgtgaAAAAGAAGTAGTTCCTTTCCAAGCTCAACCATAGAGGTTTGTAGGCCTTCCAAATTAGTGTAGttactttttgttttcaagGGTGCTTTTGGTGGGATGTCTTTTATCATGTGTTTTGGAGCAAGATTTGTTCTCTTGGTGTGTTTACCAAACTCATCATTTTATGATAAGAGTTCGTCTAGCTCGTGTAAATAGTTTAGGTTTTTCTAACAGACGCATTTAGCACGATGTTTTCCAACACATCATTTGAGACTTTTTAATGTTCTTTCTAAGGGCACTATCTGACACTTTTATCAGTTGAGGCATACCGGGAGTTTATTATTGTCCAAGACTACAAGATTCTTTTTGACGTGTTTGGTGGTATGTCTTGTTTACACCATGCGTTTAGCAAGCATCTTATGAGTTTTTGGATTTTGAGATGTTCTTTTAAATACATCTTttcaatcattttattttttcagctattttagagttttttttatcattgttcAGTGATGTTTACTTATTGATGAATTTCCtagaaaattgtttaaaaatgcTCCCACTAGTGCAGTCAAGAGAAACGACATCGATTATTTTCGTCCATAGGCATCGGTTTCgaaaccgagacatatacaagCGGGACAAAAAGTCTACccctttatgcctcggttcagaaccgaggcaaaaaatggtaagattttgcctcggttcaatgGTAACCGAAGTAgtagtgtttttgatttttttttcaggaCTTTACGCCTCTTTTCCtttagaaccgaggcaatatcttCCCCTTCCATCACCATGGACCTTTCCTTCATGATCATTCCATCGAATAAGTTCTGTGTGGGGTGCCCATCCCGCTGGGGAAGAACAGGATGAGAAGAAAGGGCAGCAGAGGGAAGCACCAATCGCCGACCATGTAAGGCCTCACGTGGTGGCCGCGAACGCTAATGACCTTGTCCTAGACGATGTCGCTAGAGGTGAGGCGGTGGTAGAGGAGGCTGTCGTGGAAGTGGGTGGAGAAACATAAAGCATATCGTGCTGCATATTTTGAGAAATGTTTCCCAGGTTGTCGTTGCCTTAAAGTGTGCATATCACCGCTTGGACAATATTCCATCACCAAGCACGAGAATCTGTCAGTCTCAAAATGTGTATACAAAGTTCATAGAAATGGATGGTCCAGCAACTGTTATATCTCCCTCTCTCTGTGCTCTAGTTAACTTATTTTCTGCTTGCTAGGGATTCCTTATCCATaactttcatttcaaaataacacCGAGTTCCACTCAGTTCTGAAAGATATAAACTTCCAATGTTACCACATCCTAGACCTTTGAGTAATCTAAAATGACTCATGCCCAGAATTCCATCCTGTAATTGAATGATAGGAATAACCTTCCACCTAGAATCATTTCCTTTGTGAGGCTTATTGGCCCTACCATTTATGTTGCTCCAGTTGCTGTTTTCGCTTAGGCCACTGTTATGACTTGCCCAACTAGCACTAGTTTTTGCACTCTCTAGTGAATCCCCCCTTACACTCCCTTTAGTACTATCACAGTTTCTATCTAAACCAAGCATGTCATCACTAGTCATTGCATCACTAGTCATTGCATCACTCCAATATGTACTAGCACAACTATTAACAATGCTCATCGCAGTGACAATACCAGTACTATCAATACTGCTTAGTGGACTGACATTTCCACTTGGAGGCAAAGAAGCATCCCAAACACATTCTTTTTCCTCAACATTAGGAGGTAGGAGAGAGTTCTCAGTATTCTGTGATGCCCGAGGACCCAAAAAGGCCAAGTTCCCTATGTCTTTTATTTCTTCAACTAGACTTTGCGTAGGGGTAAGAACAACTGGATTTGGTTTCTTTGTAGGAACACGAATTGAGAGATCTTCCGAAAAAGGACCCTTTGTGGGCAAGCTCTTGATCAAGAAACCAGCCTCCGATTTGTTTTGATCTATCGGTACATAAACTGTTCTCATAAGATTTGTATCAACAGGCTCTGTATCACCATCAAATAAACTTGGACCACCATCCTCAAATGAATAGTTGCTTTCCTTCAATGTATCACCATCAGGCACAAACTCCTCAGCTTCTGGCGAGGAGCCCTTTCC harbors:
- the LOC108346693 gene encoding LOW QUALITY PROTEIN: serine/threonine-protein kinase D6PKL2 (The sequence of the model RefSeq protein was modified relative to this genomic sequence to represent the inferred CDS: inserted 2 bases in 1 codon; deleted 1 base in 1 codon; substituted 2 bases at 2 genomic stop codons) → MDQSLTLSNLLHLHNSLDLTTSLLSYSLSSTTANPSSMSPFLFFTIASVLSYVSSTHPSSSLPNPNVVATNNNNPNITTTNNTSFDYSVSAFLAYWHMYWGKGSSPEAEEFVPDGDTLKESNYSFEDGGPSLFDGDTEPVDTNLMRTVYVPIDQNKSEAGFLIKSLPTKGPFSEDLSIRVPTKKPNPVVLTPTQSLVEEIKDIGNLAFLGPRASQNTENSLLPPNVEEKECVWDASLPPSGNVSPLSSIDSTGIVTAMSIVNSCASTYWSDAMTSDAMTSDDMLGLDRNCDSTKGSVRGDSLESAKTSASWASHNSGLSENSNWSNINGRANKPHKGNDSRWKVIPIIQLQDGILGMSHFRLLKGLGCGNIGSLYLSELSGTRCYFEMKVMDKESLASRKKLTRAQXEREIXQLLDHPFLXTLYTHFETDRFSCLVMEYCPSGDMHTLRQRQPGKHFSKYAARYALCFSTHFHDSLLYHRLTSSDIV